A section of the Malania oleifera isolate guangnan ecotype guangnan chromosome 2, ASM2987363v1, whole genome shotgun sequence genome encodes:
- the LOC131148958 gene encoding F-box protein At5g46170-like, with the protein MNEHKQHEEDHFSRLPDDLVRLIFATLRDARSLSLCCAVSKRFSSLAPQTDDVSVSFRRQKPRSGRRGVFVSFFKILVNKLISKPLRCVHQIGVPDSVVTNSDRVDSFPSLDLVLKQFSEVKSLHLELPSHGREFGSGGKSLLKWSAEFGSALESCAILGATSFQKSKPNGGKSSEEQRDQRERVEPSCTGDELKLRVVWMISCLIAASARHYMVNRMILDHPMLESVVITDSKGQGRMRMGEEQMKKARSSENSPATAESTFGRTRVPNLRMNLWFAPRLELPRTGWVMKGATLVTIKAIDGPIGIGSDSEMLAGAFDGEEREDAFREAVRKMVTKKENYIMEMNSF; encoded by the coding sequence ATGAATGAGCATAAACAACACGAGGAAGACCACTTCAGTCGCTTACCGGACGATCTTGTCCGTCTGATCTTCGCCACGCTCCGAGATGCCAGATCTCTTTCCCTGTGCTGCGCAGTATCCAAGCGTTTCTCCTCCCTCGCCCCCCAAACCGACGACGTTTCCGTCTCCTTCCGTCGCCAAAAGCCTAGATCGGGCCGCAGGGGTGTTTTTGTGAGTTTCTTTAAGATTCTGGTCAATAAGTTGATATCCAAGCCTCTTCGCTGCGTCCACCAAATCGGCGTGCCCGACTCTGTTGTCACCAACTCGGACCGTGTTGACTCGTTCCCCTCGCTCGACTTAGTCCTGAAGCAATTCTCCGAGGTCAAGTCTCTGCACCTCGAGCTTCCCTCCCATGGCCGCGAGTTCGGATCCGGCGGCAAGTCCCTGCTCAAGTGGAGCGCCGAGTTCGGATCCGCACTCGAGAGCTGCGCGATTCTCGGAGCTACATCTTTCCAAAAATCGAAGCCGAATGGCGGTAAAAGTTCCGAAGAGCAACGAGACCAGAGGGAAAGAGTCGAGCCGAGCTGTACCGGCGACGAGTTGAAGCTGCGAGTCGTGTGGATGATCTCTTGCTTGATTGCAGCATCCGCAAGGCATTACATGGTCAATCGGATGATTTTGGACCATCCGATGCTCGAGAGTGTCGTGATCACGGATTCGAAGGGGCAAGGGAGGATGCGAATGGGAGAAGAGCAGATGAAGAAGGCGAGAAGTTCCGAGAACTCGCCGGCGACGGCGGAGTCGACGTTTGGGAGGACTAGGGTTCCGAATTTGAGGATGAACCTGTGGTTCGCGCCTCGGCTAGAGTTACCGAGGACCGGGTGGGTGATGAAGGGGGCCACGCTTGTCACGATCAAGGCCATTGACGGGCCGATCGGGATTGGGAGTGATTCGGAGATGCTGGCCGGCGCTTTTGAtggggaggagagagaggatgcGTTTAGGGAAGCCGTGAGAAAGATGGTGACGAAGAAGGAGAACTACATAATGGAaatgaattcattttga